A section of the Roseivirga sp. BDSF3-8 genome encodes:
- the scpA gene encoding methylmalonyl-CoA mutase, whose protein sequence is MRPDFKNFKWEGVSAKKPEHKNVIADWKTAEGIEVPPIITPDHLSPAEHIGFQSGLPPYLRGPYSTMYVTRPWTIRQYAGFSTAEESNAFYRRNLAAGQKGLSVAFDLATHRGYDSDHARVVGDVGKAGVAVDSVLDMKILFDRIPLDKMSVSMTMNGAVIPVMAFYIVAAEEQGVKPEQLSGTIQNDIFKEFMVRNTYIYPPAPSVRIIADIFAYTSRHMPKFNSISISGYHMQEAGATADIELAYTLADGLEYLRTGIKAGLKVDEFAPRLSFFWAVGMNHFMEIAKMRAARILWARLVKPFNPENPKSMALRAHSQTSGWSLTEQDPFNNVTRTCVEALAAAMGNTQSLHTNALDEAIALPTDFSARIARNTQLYLQEETGITRTVDPWGGSYYVEFLTDQIMRKAWDLIQEVEEMGGMAKAIESGLPKMRIEEAAARKQARIDSTKDVIVGVNRYQTEEETSIDLLEVDNTAVRKSQIERLNKMKADRNNEKVQESLEAITTCARTGEGNLLELAIEAARNRASLGEISEAMEKEFGRHKAVIKSISGVYSREAEEEDTFKEARELADRFSREEGRRPRIMVAKMGQDGHDRGAKVIATSFADLGFDVDIGPLFQTPEEVARQAAENDVHIVGASSLAGGHKTLVPQLIEALRELGRDDIMVVAGGVIPSRDYQELKDKGVAEVFGPGTIISKAAIRVLNRLMEDEPVSSEE, encoded by the coding sequence ATGAGACCTGATTTCAAAAATTTCAAATGGGAAGGGGTTTCAGCTAAAAAACCTGAACATAAAAATGTTATAGCAGACTGGAAAACCGCCGAAGGAATAGAGGTACCCCCGATAATAACGCCTGATCACCTGAGTCCTGCCGAGCATATTGGATTTCAATCAGGACTTCCTCCCTACCTGCGGGGCCCTTACAGCACTATGTATGTTACGAGGCCATGGACCATCCGCCAATATGCAGGGTTTTCGACCGCAGAAGAATCAAATGCCTTTTATAGAAGAAACCTGGCCGCCGGTCAGAAAGGTCTTTCGGTGGCGTTTGACCTGGCTACTCACCGCGGGTATGATTCAGATCATGCACGGGTGGTAGGCGACGTGGGAAAGGCGGGCGTAGCTGTGGATTCGGTGCTTGACATGAAGATCCTGTTCGATCGCATCCCACTTGATAAAATGTCAGTATCTATGACGATGAACGGTGCGGTCATTCCGGTGATGGCCTTCTATATTGTGGCAGCGGAGGAGCAGGGTGTAAAACCTGAGCAGCTGAGTGGCACCATTCAGAACGATATTTTCAAAGAGTTTATGGTGCGTAACACCTATATATACCCTCCGGCTCCGAGTGTACGTATCATTGCTGATATTTTTGCCTATACATCCCGGCACATGCCAAAATTTAACAGTATCAGCATTAGCGGATACCATATGCAGGAAGCTGGTGCCACAGCAGACATTGAGCTGGCATATACACTGGCGGATGGCCTGGAGTATTTACGTACGGGTATAAAGGCGGGCCTTAAAGTAGATGAATTTGCTCCCAGGCTTTCCTTTTTCTGGGCGGTAGGCATGAATCACTTCATGGAAATAGCCAAAATGCGGGCCGCCAGAATTCTTTGGGCCAGACTGGTAAAACCTTTTAATCCGGAAAACCCTAAAAGCATGGCCCTGCGTGCTCACAGCCAGACATCAGGCTGGAGCCTGACCGAGCAGGATCCTTTCAATAACGTTACCCGTACTTGTGTGGAGGCCCTCGCGGCAGCGATGGGGAATACCCAGTCACTTCACACTAATGCGTTGGATGAAGCCATAGCGCTTCCTACTGATTTCTCAGCAAGGATAGCCCGAAATACTCAACTTTACCTGCAGGAAGAAACAGGCATTACACGTACAGTTGACCCCTGGGGAGGGTCATACTATGTTGAGTTTCTCACGGACCAGATAATGCGTAAGGCCTGGGATCTGATACAGGAAGTAGAGGAAATGGGCGGCATGGCTAAAGCTATAGAAAGCGGGCTGCCTAAAATGCGTATCGAAGAGGCTGCCGCCAGAAAGCAGGCGCGTATAGACAGTACAAAAGACGTCATTGTTGGTGTAAACCGCTACCAGACTGAAGAAGAAACAAGTATCGACCTTCTTGAAGTGGATAATACTGCGGTAAGGAAGTCACAAATAGAACGCCTCAATAAAATGAAGGCTGACCGGAACAATGAGAAGGTTCAGGAATCACTTGAGGCTATCACCACCTGTGCGCGTACCGGAGAAGGAAATCTGCTTGAATTAGCCATAGAAGCAGCCCGTAATCGTGCCAGCCTGGGAGAGATTTCTGAAGCTATGGAAAAAGAGTTTGGCCGCCACAAGGCGGTTATAAAATCCATATCAGGTGTGTACTCCCGCGAAGCTGAAGAAGAAGACACTTTTAAAGAAGCACGGGAACTTGCCGACAGATTTTCCAGGGAAGAAGGTCGCCGCCCCAGGATTATGGTTGCTAAAATGGGACAGGACGGACATGACAGGGGTGCAAAAGTGATTGCCACAAGTTTTGCTGATCTGGGCTTTGACGTTGACATAGGGCCACTTTTTCAAACCCCTGAAGAGGTGGCAAGACAGGCAGCTGAAAATGATGTGCATATTGTAGGGGCATCCAGTTTGGCAGGAGGGCATAAAACACTGGTGCCTCAGCTTATCGAAGCTCTCCGGGAGCTTGGCCGCGATGACATCATGGTTGTAGCAGGGGGTGTAATCCCTTCGCGCGATTACCAGGAATTGAAAGATAAAGGTGTGGCAGAAGTATTTGGCCCTGGTACAATCATTTCAAAAGCTGCTATCCGAGTACTCAACCGACTTATGGAAGATGAGCCTGTAAGCAGCGAGGAGTAG